A stretch of Nonomuraea africana DNA encodes these proteins:
- a CDS encoding multidrug efflux SMR transporter — translation MHTRTQAWSYLLIAAVFEVVFALGTNATEGFTRLGPSLLTVAAAGGGIFFLSLALKTLDVGVGYTVWTGIGSVGTVVFGTLIFGESLSAWKVLAFVLIIGGVLGLKLADRLSPSTTA, via the coding sequence GTGCATACAAGAACTCAAGCATGGTCCTATCTGCTCATCGCCGCCGTCTTCGAGGTCGTCTTCGCCCTGGGCACCAACGCCACCGAGGGCTTCACCCGGCTCGGCCCTTCCCTGCTCACCGTGGCCGCGGCCGGCGGCGGGATCTTCTTCCTGAGCCTGGCGCTCAAGACCCTCGACGTGGGCGTCGGCTACACCGTCTGGACCGGCATCGGCTCGGTCGGCACCGTCGTGTTCGGCACTTTGATCTTCGGCGAGTCGCTGAGCGCCTGGAAGGTGCTGGCCTTCGTGTTGATCATCGGCGGTGTCCTCGGCCTCAAGCTGGCCGACCGCCTCTCCCCCTCCACCACCGCCTGA
- a CDS encoding pyridoxal phosphate-dependent decarboxylase family protein, whose amino-acid sequence MHSYDERLTDLVFDYMRQRLALDPVPLDHPGEKDKLDAALAGLITPEGNDPAKVLDLYDQQLSRAVISADSNRFLSFIPAAPTKAALLFDMVVSCASLQGISWLEASGAIAAENQVLRLIADRAGMPATAGGCFVSGGSAANLSALVVARDTAGLPNAKIAVSDQAHSSISNTLRIIGVEALVVPSEDHRLTGAALRRALEGQENVIGVVATSGTTNAGIVDDLKGVAEVARERGLWFHVDGAYGGAGLFAPSVRHRYEGIEHADSFVVDPHKWLFAPFDCAALIYRNPNLARAVHTQDASYLDVLHTGGGEWNPTDYAYHLTRRARGLPLWFSLAVNGTDAYTEAVERGLTLARESAELIRSSDHLELIREPELSAVLFRRRGWTSQNYYDWSERLLAGQVGFVTPTGWEGETVARFAFLHPGTTIEIVKEIVATMRD is encoded by the coding sequence GTGCACAGCTATGACGAGCGCCTCACCGACCTGGTCTTCGACTACATGAGGCAGCGCCTCGCCCTTGACCCCGTCCCCCTCGACCACCCCGGCGAGAAGGACAAGCTGGACGCGGCGCTCGCCGGGCTCATCACGCCCGAGGGCAACGATCCCGCCAAGGTGCTGGACCTCTACGACCAGCAGCTCTCCCGCGCGGTCATCTCCGCCGACAGCAACCGCTTCCTGTCCTTCATCCCCGCCGCCCCCACGAAGGCCGCGCTGCTGTTCGACATGGTCGTCTCCTGTGCCTCCCTGCAGGGCATCAGCTGGCTGGAGGCCTCGGGCGCCATCGCCGCGGAGAACCAGGTCCTGAGGCTCATCGCCGACCGCGCCGGCATGCCGGCCACCGCAGGGGGCTGCTTCGTCTCGGGCGGCAGCGCGGCGAACCTGTCCGCCCTGGTCGTCGCCCGCGACACGGCCGGCCTGCCGAACGCGAAGATCGCCGTCAGCGACCAGGCGCACTCGTCGATCTCCAACACCCTGCGCATCATCGGCGTCGAGGCGCTGGTCGTGCCGTCGGAGGACCACCGCCTCACGGGCGCGGCCCTCCGGCGCGCCCTCGAAGGACAGGAGAACGTCATCGGCGTCGTCGCCACCTCGGGCACCACGAACGCGGGCATCGTCGACGACCTCAAGGGCGTCGCCGAGGTGGCCCGCGAGCGCGGCCTGTGGTTCCACGTCGACGGCGCGTACGGCGGCGCGGGCCTGTTCGCCCCCTCCGTGCGCCACCGCTACGAGGGCATCGAGCACGCCGACTCGTTCGTCGTGGACCCGCACAAGTGGCTGTTCGCCCCGTTCGACTGCGCCGCGCTGATCTACCGCAACCCGAACCTGGCGCGTGCCGTACACACACAGGACGCCTCGTATCTGGACGTCCTGCACACCGGCGGCGGCGAGTGGAACCCCACCGACTACGCCTACCACCTGACCAGGCGCGCCCGCGGCCTGCCGCTGTGGTTCTCCCTGGCGGTCAACGGCACCGACGCCTACACCGAGGCCGTCGAGCGAGGACTCACGCTGGCCAGGGAGAGCGCCGAGCTGATCAGGAGCAGCGACCACCTGGAGCTCATCCGCGAACCCGAGCTGTCGGCGGTGCTGTTCCGCCGCCGCGGATGGACCTCCCAGAACTACTACGACTGGTCCGAGCGCCTGCTCGCCGGACAGGTCGGCTTCGTCACCCCGACCGGATGGGAGGGGGAGACCGTCGCGCGATTCGCCTTCCTGCACCCGGGCACCACGATCGAGATCGTGAAGGAGATTGTCGCCACCATGCGCGATTGA
- a CDS encoding MarR family winged helix-turn-helix transcriptional regulator, which yields MATLDDDMWVGVVRLHARVEHELAAALQRHGLGLSEYRALCHLSTAKDGELRMQELADLLGLNQSSVTRLVGRLEAAGLTRRDLCANDRRGVYTVITEAGRERKGGASDLYEQTLTAALDRAASDGLAATVTALRSSFVVG from the coding sequence ATGGCGACGCTCGACGACGACATGTGGGTCGGGGTGGTACGGCTGCACGCGAGGGTGGAGCACGAGCTGGCCGCCGCGTTGCAGCGGCACGGCCTGGGGCTGTCGGAGTACCGCGCGCTGTGCCACCTGTCGACGGCGAAGGACGGGGAGCTGCGCATGCAGGAGCTGGCCGACCTGCTCGGGCTCAACCAGAGCTCGGTCACTCGCCTGGTCGGACGGCTGGAGGCGGCCGGGCTCACCCGCCGTGACCTGTGCGCCAACGACCGCCGCGGCGTCTACACGGTGATCACCGAGGCGGGCAGGGAGCGGAAGGGCGGGGCGAGTGACCTCTACGAGCAGACGCTCACCGCGGCCCTCGACCGCGCCGCCTCGGACGGCCTCGCCGCCACGGTGACCGCGCTGCGGAGCTCATTCGTCGTCGGCTAG
- the recA gene encoding recombinase RecA, whose product MAINDREKALETALAQIERQFGKGSVMRLGDDVRAPIEVTPTGSIALDVALGIGGFPRGRIIEVYGPESSGKTTVALHAVANAQRAGGIAAFIDAEHALDPEYAKKLGVDTDALLVSQPDTGEQALEIADMLIRSGAVDIIVIDSVAALVPKAEIEGEMGDSHVGLQARLMSQALRKVAGALNNTGTTAIFINQLREKIGVMFGSPETTTGGKALKFYASVRLDIRRIETLKDGTEAVGNRTRVKVVKNKMAPPFRVADFDILYGVGISREGGLIDMGVEHGFVRKSGAWYTYEGDQLGQGKENARNFLRNHPDVANEIEKKIKEKLGVGPRVDAPAEPPATPPVAAAAPSGRGSKAAATPKPGDV is encoded by the coding sequence ATGGCTATCAACGACCGCGAGAAGGCCCTTGAGACTGCCCTCGCACAGATCGAGCGGCAGTTCGGCAAGGGCTCCGTCATGCGCCTCGGCGATGACGTCAGGGCTCCCATCGAGGTGACCCCGACCGGCTCGATCGCGCTCGACGTCGCGCTCGGCATCGGCGGCTTCCCCAGGGGCCGCATCATCGAGGTCTACGGTCCCGAGTCCAGCGGTAAGACCACGGTCGCGCTGCACGCGGTGGCCAACGCGCAGCGGGCCGGCGGCATCGCGGCGTTCATCGACGCCGAGCACGCCCTCGACCCCGAGTACGCCAAGAAGCTCGGCGTCGACACCGACGCGCTGCTCGTCTCCCAGCCCGACACCGGTGAGCAGGCGCTCGAGATCGCCGACATGCTGATCCGCTCGGGCGCCGTCGACATCATCGTCATCGACTCGGTCGCGGCCCTGGTGCCCAAGGCTGAAATCGAGGGCGAGATGGGCGACAGCCACGTCGGCCTCCAGGCCCGCCTGATGTCCCAGGCGCTGCGCAAGGTCGCGGGTGCGCTCAACAACACCGGCACCACGGCCATCTTCATCAACCAGCTGCGCGAGAAGATCGGCGTCATGTTCGGCTCGCCCGAGACCACGACCGGTGGTAAGGCGCTGAAGTTCTACGCCTCGGTCCGTCTCGACATCCGCCGCATCGAGACGCTGAAGGACGGCACGGAGGCGGTCGGCAACCGCACCCGCGTCAAGGTCGTCAAGAACAAGATGGCGCCGCCCTTCCGCGTCGCCGACTTCGACATCCTCTACGGCGTGGGCATCTCCCGCGAGGGCGGCCTCATCGACATGGGCGTGGAGCACGGCTTCGTCCGCAAGTCCGGCGCCTGGTACACCTACGAGGGCGACCAGCTCGGCCAGGGCAAGGAGAACGCGCGTAACTTCCTGCGCAACCACCCCGACGTGGCCAACGAGATCGAGAAGAAGATCAAGGAGAAGCTGGGTGTGGGGCCGCGCGTCGACGCCCCCGCTGAGCCTCCCGCCACTCCTCCGGTCGCCGCCGCCGCGCCCTCCGGCCGCGGGTCCAAGGCCGCCGCCACCCCCAAGCCCGGTGACGTCTGA
- a CDS encoding DUF3046 domain-containing protein — protein sequence MRLTEFWRRMRVHFGDPYAESWARDFVIAPLGGRTVEQALAEGVSAKEVWRAVCQVENVSPRLR from the coding sequence ATGCGCCTGACCGAGTTCTGGAGACGGATGCGCGTCCACTTCGGCGATCCGTACGCCGAGTCGTGGGCCCGCGACTTCGTGATCGCCCCCCTGGGCGGACGAACCGTCGAACAGGCTCTCGCCGAGGGCGTCAGCGCGAAGGAGGTCTGGCGGGCGGTGTGCCAGGTCGAGAACGTGTCCCCTCGCCTGCGCTGA
- a CDS encoding DMT family transporter: MAWIYLSIAIVFEIGFALGTNATQGFTRLWPSVFTLLAAAGGIFTLSLALRTLDVGVGYTVWTGVGSIGTVLLGALIYKERITVPKLVSFAAIIGGIVLLKLSAGV, translated from the coding sequence ATGGCCTGGATCTATCTCTCCATCGCGATCGTCTTCGAGATCGGCTTCGCGCTCGGCACCAACGCCACGCAGGGCTTCACGCGGCTGTGGCCGTCCGTCTTCACACTGCTCGCGGCGGCGGGCGGGATCTTCACCCTCAGCCTGGCGCTCAGGACCCTCGACGTGGGCGTCGGCTACACCGTCTGGACGGGCGTCGGCTCCATCGGCACCGTGCTCCTCGGCGCGCTGATCTACAAGGAGCGGATCACCGTCCCCAAGCTGGTCTCCTTCGCCGCGATCATCGGCGGGATCGTGCTGCTCAAGCTCTCCGCAGGTGTCTGA
- the recX gene encoding recombination regulator RecX, whose amino-acid sequence MSKSPDPARRPTPAAPHRDGGPTAPPTPTPEPSNTREPHGSLRDAENPSLQDRSSARSAWGTASASDADAQEQDGTAVTVRWGQDDTSGDNGWTTNDPAARSSWDMNGTPADEGRAVPDDDWNPDRPASGGWNSGGWNSGGWGTGGDDQGAWSRIPNGVADLARPASRRRNRSQSREPEDDGPIWRFEPSHRPPWSAPADPPATPTATRDPQPRPSGSTDDPTPSGPTDHRDRTGHKADHRNRATNEWGHEADHRERVATDPGREADRREAATTESGHGAGQHVAVDPGYEADHRKRVAVDLGHNADRREGVAADPGAATDPPRHGSDRLGDEADSRVSDGSERLIDESGRPIDGRELRTVAPAPAPEPEHPGAAHDWGAWPDVPRRTTRPKRRLRERAPEAEWAIPEGGLGSGDDGVQAHRWLDSGDDGMPSSWLASGDDGDVQEHGLASGDDGSTSRRRTRRNTRRTNASPRDSGDIFPARRERTRGAGAFFRDTNEPTPGASGFDGTNEPTQSVRGSTWQGGPSRSRPDNPGTHQADHSATDRSSKARSSMDRSSRGRTAASRGWTGAGRPADPFDSAGEPPEWARDQTAPNDNPTAPSHGHDETALTRDPLGSGSANPEGHEVHEADAGSANGRFVGEWLRRDSTDPDGDEGYVGSAGGGSGERRRSGGRRGSGGGRRGSARRRSSGWSDGSDEGSATWPGSAGNRESAGSGSTGNRESAESGSSGNRESGRSGPAANPESVARAICLRLLTMAPKTRGQLAEAMRKRDVPDEVAEAVLDRFTELGLINDEAFAEAWVDSRHHGRGLARRALAAELRHRGVDSETVNEAVERVDSDQEADTARRLVERKLASTRGLDPQARTRRLAGMLARKGYGAGLAYRVVREALENEGVEVEDEFP is encoded by the coding sequence ATGAGTAAGTCGCCGGACCCTGCTCGACGCCCAACCCCCGCCGCCCCCCACAGGGACGGCGGGCCCACCGCCCCACCCACTCCCACCCCGGAGCCCAGCAACACCCGCGAGCCGCACGGCTCTCTCCGCGATGCGGAGAATCCGTCACTTCAGGATCGCTCGTCGGCTCGGAGCGCTTGGGGGACGGCCAGCGCGTCGGATGCCGACGCGCAGGAGCAGGACGGCACAGCGGTCACTGTCCGTTGGGGCCAGGACGACACGTCCGGCGACAACGGCTGGACCACGAACGACCCGGCGGCCAGGAGCAGCTGGGACATGAACGGCACGCCAGCCGACGAAGGCAGAGCCGTGCCCGACGACGACTGGAACCCGGACCGCCCGGCTTCCGGCGGGTGGAACTCCGGTGGATGGAACTCTGGCGGCTGGGGCACGGGCGGCGACGATCAGGGCGCCTGGTCCCGCATCCCCAACGGCGTCGCCGACCTCGCCCGCCCCGCCTCCCGCCGCAGGAACCGCTCGCAGTCACGGGAGCCCGAGGACGACGGCCCCATCTGGCGTTTCGAGCCCTCCCACCGCCCGCCATGGTCGGCACCAGCAGACCCGCCAGCGACTCCGACAGCCACCCGAGATCCACAACCCAGGCCCAGCGGATCCACGGACGACCCCACCCCCTCCGGTCCGACCGACCACCGCGACAGAACCGGCCACAAGGCCGACCACCGGAACCGTGCGACCAACGAATGGGGACACGAGGCCGACCACCGGGAGCGTGTGGCCACCGATCCCGGTCGCGAGGCCGACCGTCGGGAGGCTGCGACCACCGAGTCCGGACACGGAGCGGGCCAGCACGTGGCTGTCGATCCGGGATACGAGGCCGACCATAGGAAGCGTGTGGCCGTCGATCTCGGACACAACGCCGACCGCAGGGAAGGTGTGGCGGCTGATCCTGGGGCTGCGACAGACCCTCCTCGCCACGGGTCTGACCGTCTCGGGGACGAGGCTGACTCTCGCGTTTCCGACGGATCCGAACGCCTGATTGACGAGTCCGGACGCCCCATCGACGGTCGTGAGCTCCGAACTGTCGCGCCCGCGCCTGCGCCCGAGCCCGAGCATCCTGGGGCCGCGCACGACTGGGGTGCGTGGCCGGATGTCCCCCGGCGCACCACTCGTCCGAAGCGTCGGCTGCGTGAACGTGCCCCGGAGGCGGAGTGGGCCATCCCTGAGGGAGGCCTCGGCTCAGGCGATGACGGCGTCCAAGCTCACCGGTGGCTCGACTCAGGTGACGACGGCATGCCGTCCTCGTGGCTGGCATCCGGCGATGACGGCGACGTCCAAGAACACGGCTTGGCCTCTGGTGACGACGGATCAACAAGCCGTCGCCGCACGCGCCGAAACACCCGGCGCACCAACGCCTCTCCCCGAGACTCCGGTGACATCTTCCCCGCCAGGAGGGAGCGCACCCGCGGTGCCGGCGCCTTCTTCCGTGACACGAACGAGCCCACCCCAGGCGCCAGCGGCTTCGATGGCACGAACGAGCCCACCCAGAGCGTCAGAGGCTCTACCTGGCAGGGCGGCCCCTCCAGGTCTCGCCCCGACAACCCTGGAACCCATCAAGCGGACCACTCCGCCACGGACCGTTCATCCAAGGCGCGATCCTCCATGGACCGCTCGTCCAGAGGGCGCACCGCCGCGTCCCGCGGCTGGACAGGCGCCGGCCGACCGGCCGATCCCTTCGACTCGGCCGGAGAGCCTCCCGAATGGGCGCGGGACCAAACTGCTCCGAACGACAACCCCACCGCCCCCTCCCACGGCCACGACGAAACCGCCCTCACGAGGGATCCGCTCGGCAGCGGTTCGGCAAACCCCGAAGGCCACGAGGTTCACGAGGCCGACGCGGGTTCGGCGAATGGACGCTTCGTTGGTGAGTGGCTCCGTCGCGATTCGACGGATCCGGATGGCGATGAGGGTTACGTGGGTTCGGCGGGGGGTGGTTCTGGTGAGCGGCGACGCTCGGGAGGGCGGCGCGGTAGCGGGGGCGGGCGGCGAGGTTCGGCGAGGCGGCGTTCCTCGGGCTGGTCGGATGGGTCCGACGAGGGTTCGGCGACCTGGCCGGGTTCTGCGGGGAACCGGGAGTCCGCAGGGTCAGGCTCTACAGGCAACAGGGAGTCCGCGGAGTCGGGTTCCAGCGGGAACCGGGAGTCGGGGAGGTCGGGTCCTGCGGCGAATCCGGAGTCGGTCGCGAGGGCGATCTGCCTGAGGCTGCTCACCATGGCGCCCAAGACGAGGGGCCAACTCGCCGAGGCGATGCGTAAGCGAGATGTGCCGGACGAGGTCGCCGAGGCCGTACTCGATCGGTTCACGGAGTTGGGCCTGATCAACGACGAGGCGTTCGCCGAGGCCTGGGTGGATTCACGCCACCACGGGCGCGGGCTCGCCAGGCGCGCGCTGGCGGCGGAGTTGCGGCACAGGGGTGTCGACAGTGAAACGGTCAACGAGGCCGTGGAGCGGGTCGACTCCGATCAGGAGGCGGACACGGCGCGCAGGCTCGTGGAACGCAAGCTGGCTTCGACACGTGGGCTCGATCCGCAGGCCCGCACCCGCCGCCTGGCCGGGATGCTGGCGCGCAAGGGTTACGGCGCCGGGCTGGCGTATCGGGTGGTTCGCGAGGCACTGGAGAACGAGGGCGTCGAGGTGGAGGACGAGTTCCCGTAG
- a CDS encoding VOC family protein, with the protein MTIDHSAIEADRERIRRQYLLPHRPSSSARGLHHFALLSSDVEQTIRFYQDLLEFPLTEIFENRDYKGSNHFFFDIGNGNLLAFFDFPGLDLAPYQEVLGGLHHIAISVDPATWERLRGKLEMAGVPHQIESGASIYFRDPDGARLELLADHLGEMYGTRVL; encoded by the coding sequence GTGACCATCGACCATTCGGCGATCGAGGCTGATCGCGAGCGCATCAGGCGGCAGTACCTCCTCCCGCACCGTCCCTCGAGCAGCGCGCGCGGCCTGCACCACTTCGCGCTGCTCTCCTCCGACGTGGAGCAGACCATCCGCTTCTACCAGGACCTCCTGGAGTTCCCGCTCACGGAGATCTTCGAGAACCGTGACTACAAGGGGTCCAACCACTTCTTCTTCGACATCGGCAACGGCAACCTGCTGGCCTTCTTCGACTTCCCCGGCCTCGACCTCGCGCCGTACCAGGAGGTGCTCGGCGGGCTGCACCACATCGCGATCTCCGTGGACCCCGCCACGTGGGAACGGCTGAGGGGCAAGCTCGAGATGGCCGGCGTGCCGCACCAGATCGAGAGCGGCGCCTCCATCTACTTCAGGGACCCCGACGGCGCCAGGCTGGAGCTGCTCGCCGACCATCTCGGAGAGATGTACGGCACGCGCGTGCTGTAG